The Mercurialis annua linkage group LG2, ddMerAnnu1.2, whole genome shotgun sequence genome contains a region encoding:
- the LOC126667246 gene encoding peroxiredoxin-2F, mitochondrial, which yields MASSIILRRTTRSSSASTSLIDGLLRIGGSSRSYAKIAVGTDIVSAAPDVSLQKSRTWDEGVSSKFSTTPLKDIFKGKKVVIFGLPGAHTGVCSQQHVPSYTKNFDKFKAKGIDSVICVAVNDPYVLNAWAEKLQANDSIEFYGDFDGSFHKSLELDKDLSVALLGPRSHRWSAYVEDGNVKVLNLEEAPSDFKVSGAEVILGQI from the exons ATGGCAAGTTCAATAATACTGAGGCGGACGACACGATCTTCTTCTGCTTCCACATCACTAATTGATGGTCTCCTCCGAATCGGAGGGTCATCAAGGTCCTATGCAAAGATTGCAGTGGGAACAGATATAGTATCGGCTGCACCCGATGTCTCTCTCCAGAAATCCAGGACCTGGGACGAAGGTGTCTCCTCTAAGTTCTCCACTACTCCTCTTAAAGACATTTTCAAG GGGAAGAAAGTTGTGATATTTGGTCTGCCT GGAGCACATACAGGGGTTTGTTCACAGCAGCATGTTCCAAGTTACACAAAGAATTTTGATAAGTTTAAAGCTAAAGGCATTGATTCTGTGATTTGTGTGGCTGTTAATGATCCTTATGTTCTCAATGCCTGGGCTGAAAAGCTTCAAGCTAATGATTCT ATTGAATTTTATGGGGACTTTGATGGTAGCTTTCACAAAAGCTTGGAGCTAGATAAAGATCTCTCCGTTGCTTTGCTTGGACCCCGCTCTCATAG ATGGTCAGCATATGTGGAAGACGGAAATGTTAAGGTCCTTAATTTGGAGGAAGCTCCGTCGGACTTCAAGGTATCTGGTGCTGAGGTTATATTGGGACAAATATAA